DNA sequence from the Coffea eugenioides isolate CCC68of chromosome 9, Ceug_1.0, whole genome shotgun sequence genome:
GTAGAGATTTTAAATTCTGGTCTTTATATATCGTTATGTAAATTTGTGTATACTCCGTTCTTGCCCAAACAAAAAGTGTCATTTTTACAGGTAAGTTATCCAATGCGCACTCTCAGATAATAGTTACGGGTTTTcttgttaacaaaaaaaaaaaaaaatttatttggatgTAACAAATTTTAATTTCACAAAGTagaaatgcaaaaagtgagtcTCCTAGTTTCTTTATTAAACTAAAGGGAAGCAgcagttgaaaaaaaaaatgccaatAACATTGTAAAGTTCAAGGTTTCCACTGGACAGGGACTGTATTTTTTTACCATCCACAAAAGGGGAATCCTCAGTTTTGCTTGTAGTAAAAAGAGTAACAGAACTAATAGAAAAGAGAAAGAGGGAGAGCAACAAAAATTTCTAATTGTGATCCACTAAGTACGAAGCATTTCTAAAACTAGAATCTACATAAAAACCAACTGTTATATGGCCAAACTGTTAAATCATCACCAAACTGCATTCACCTCATTTACAGCATTTAGGGAATCTTTTTATAGTTGCAAAATGGCCTTACATCGGATGTTTCCGAAAAATTTTCCTGCAATTAAATTGCTTAACCATCATATCTGATGTTTACGAAATAATTTCCTCCAATATTCAAATTGCTTATCTTTTTCCTGTGTCTTGtgcaatttcacaatgatgACTCCATTATTAGCCGTAGCATTTAAACGAAACCCAGTCTTACAAGATTTTAAGGAACATTCTTTCTAACTTTATTTTGAAATATCCAAAAATATTAGGGTCAAGTTTATCTTCAAACATCTCATTACTCCATTACCAAATATTAGTCTACTTgctgattttttttaatcaagaGTATACTTGTTGATTTAATCAATTGTCTTTTTATCAAACAATTCTAGTTTATGTTTAAAAGATTTTTAAAACGTTATTTTTCCAAACAATTGTTTGTAAGCTGATAATTATATTGCAAATGAAAATAACAagtcaaactaaaaaaaaaattcatatttaagaattaagaaaatattatgattcaattatttcaataagtacataagttataaagcaaaaacaaaaaaatagtcAAAGTTCTTTGTACAAGGTAAACAACTAGCATATCATAATCAAACAAAGTAAGAACAAAAATATGCAATGATATTGTATACGTTAAGGTAATTAAGTCAAATTTATAcaaattttatttcattctGACATTTAAAAAACGATTATATCAAACAATAGAATTAAAATAAATCTTCCACTGTCTTATGTACCAGGCTTTCTAGATTGATAAATTCTTTTCTAGATCATTCTgaatagaaaaatattttaggtgAGAGTGCCTTTCATTCTCAACATTCCGagtagaaaaatattttgggtagaaaaattttATCATTCTAAACATTCGGATGTACCAAACATGTAATAAGACCGTATCAAGGAAATTGGAGAGGAACACTAACATAGGCTAGTCACTTCCGAATGTTGATAGTATgttgtttgaaatattatttgaaataattattataatattttttttgatgtaatgtatacaaaataaaaaagtaattagaaatataaaaatatggattgaaaaatatatttatgatgtaagtaaaatattatttgaaaaaaatttgctatccaaacactaaTTTTCCATTTCCCCTGTATCGCTATTTACTTTACAAATGAATTTAACCAAAATTTAATATATTCTTTTTACGCCAGCCAATCACAGGAAGGCAAGTGTAATTAATCAACTCATGCAATTATCAAGGAAAAGGTTTctcttttggtaaaaaaaaaaaaaggaaaaatttctcaaattttataaaaatttaaatccCATTTTCAGTAACAAGCGACCGGTTGCTCTCTGCACAACGGACTAGTCCGTAacaccaccaccaatcactattGTTCGAATCTCACTGAAGCCCAAAACTTGCAAATACAGAATTTTTccctaatgctagtaaaaatTAGGGTTCAATTCAGAGGCCGTTTCCGCATataactccaaaatccaaaccaccGTAAAAATCGCGCGGCCTCCGCCGTCTACCTCCCAACATGACCTGCCATCCATCAGAATCAGGCCTCTCCGCCACCATCACAAGAATTGCCGTGGCACAGATTTCCCAATCAGTGGGCTACAGTGCAGCCCAAACCTCCGCTTTAGACACCCTTGCCAACGTCGCCGCCAGGTACCTAGGAGCCGTAGCCCATTCCGCCGCCGCCTCCGCCAATTCCTCCGGCCGCACCCAATCTAACATATTTGACATCGTCATTGCCCTTGAGGAACTGGGGTCCGTACAAGGATTTCCTAATAGTTCATCACAGTGTTTGATTTCATCTTCGATTTTGAAAGAAATTAGGAGGTTTTTATTTTACAGCGATGAAATTCCTTTTGCTCAGCCGATTCCCAGGCAAAATCAGCCGGTGGAATCGAGGAAAAGTGGGAATGAGATGGGTTTGAAGCACGTGCCCGGATGGCTACCGGATATGCCTGTAATGGACGGAATGGGAATCGAAAAGGAGGGGAATGAAGAGCGGAATATTGGAGGGGGTTTTGTTGGGGAAGAAAGGAATCAAAGTAGGACGGCAAAAATGGGGAATGGGAGGGGAAAGGGATATCAATTGCctgaaaagagaggaaaagtgAGGTTTAGAATGGGAATGGGAGGTGGGAATTGGGGGTTTGGTATGGAGAGGAGGAATGGGGTATTAAACAGAGGTGGAATTGGAAAGAGAATTCTGTGTGAGAGTTGGAGTGATGGTGATGGGAATGAGGAGGAAGGGAATAAGAAGAGAGTGATCAAGAGATCAAGATGAGaaattgatgatgatgataatttTTTTGACAATTAGATATCATATATGCTAGATTCTTTTGCCTAAAATTAGTGAAGTACTTcttacttttgaatttttacattttcttttggTACGTTTTTcatctattttattttattttactgctCTAGTGACATCCAGAATGCAATCCAGATTCCAGAAACCTTGTCAAAGCACTTATGGTGATGAATTTTAGGGTGCTTCTTCTATCTAAGCTAAAAAATCATCTCTAGATGGTGTAGTATTGTTCCAGTAGACAAGAAAAAACTTTACTGTGAAATTAGAGCAATGCAGTGACTTGGGAAGCTTTGCCTATCACCAACCTCTCAAACTTGTTTTCCAGATGATCTTAGCATAAATTTGTGCTGTCGAGGCCGAGTTCTCGCCCGATTTTATCAACCATGTTCCAAGCCATTAAGGATATCTGGCCGGAAGGGAGATTACATACAGGATCAAACACATGCCTAATCCAGCAACAACCATTCTTCTATAGCATGATAGACAAAACATTCAGGTTTGCAGCTACTAGGTTTACCATGTAGCTACTCCATACTCCTACCCTGAATTTTACTAGTCTCACAAAGTCTGTACTCCTCCATGCTTGTTCTTGCGTCGATTTAACGCACTGGAACTTCTCTTCGTCGAGATTAAAGGAGATTAGTCCAGGCCTTTTGGCCAAACTGTAAGCATTTGTCATCGAATGGAGCAAGCGGATCAACTGGTGCAACTTTCTCCATGAAGAATTGTCACTCCTTTCATGAATTGGAGATAGGAAAATTATATAGGGCGgaaaaaattgttaggattcgTTAACCAGAAGATTTGAGTTATAAAACCAAAACGAGACGTATGCTGCTATCCATCTTTTCAAACTTTCTGCCACAGAAATGAGGAGGCCTCTGCAATGACGATTCTGATATGCCTGGACAAATGGTGGATGCACACTTACATTGCAGAATAGTTATGAGCAATTCAAACTGCAAATCATCTATTGCTGTTTGACTTTCTTTATGGCATCTGTATTTTGATCATTAACACAGCAGAAAACCCCTCTGTTTATGCTGATCTTGTCTTTGCTGTGATCATCAAGTGAGGTTCCTCTCATCTGGCAGCTCAATTCCGCATCAATGATCAGCCCCTCTCATAATCTTCTTCACTTTCGACTGTCTTCAGCATTTCTTGTCTTGCTCTTCCTCTTGCATACTTTGATCACCAACGATGCTCTGCTTATAGTTCGAAAGCAACAAACAATACAAATAGGACTAAAACTATAAATAAACCGTAGAGATGAACTACCTATATAATTCGAATGCTCATCTGTATATATAGAAGTTATGAGTTGTCACTTTGAACAATCAAATCTAGTTGCTTTCGCACTTATAGTGGTCAACAATTAATGCATCTTTTGTACTCGTCTGTTTAAGATTTAGCAACAGATGGAAAGCAAAAACATCAATTAAATCAAACAGAGAAAATCAGTCATGGTCATTTTGATGCTACAAGTTGAAACAGTTGAGCAATTCATTATCGTTTAGCCATTAAGAAAAACCACAAGGAAAGGCTTCATCAACGCCCTTCCGAGAAGTTATGCGAAAATTCCACCATTTTTATTCATTGCAGATGTTTTTGCAGTTTTCTTGAAGTTTTCACTATCACCAAACCCGCTGTGGCAATACTCGCGGGGACATTTGCAAAAGGCTAAGCACAATACACATTTACAAACTATACCATGAAGCCCATAAAAATTACTAGTGGAGCAACTAAGATTTGGGTGCTTTCAAGATGGGGGACTCGTATTTTGAGGTGCTTTCAAGTTCGGCTACCTGCACTGATACACAGAAAGTTGGACCAGTGACCAAAGAGCAGGATAAGCAAAATTAGTACCATTTGTAGGGAGAATTTGTCCATTTGGAAAGAAAGTTGAAAATAGAAAATGTTGACAAAAGGAAATAGAACGGAAATGGGAGGAAGTTTGGTACCTGGGTTTAGAAGACTAGAGGACTAACACCACCGATTTATATAGAATTAGCTGGAGTGTCTTTTGGATTGTAGGAAAAATGTCTGATTTAATTAATGGGCAAATAGTCAATCTCAATCACAAAAAGGAAAGTGGTAATTAGTACCTTTTCTTTACAGTCAAATTCAGTTGTTTACAAATGGTGTGGTTAACAAGATATCAAACTGCAGTCAGAAGAAATCGATTAAATTTGTTGAAGAAATGAATTTAATGTTCGTTTTGACGACAAGTGGCTACCAAGAGTGAGAACAGGTGGAAGGAATTAAGAAATAGATTAGTCGGCTGTGACAGTAAAAGGGCAAAAAAGTAagcaaaaatggaaaatgaagagaaaaaaaaaaggaaatggtTTCCAAACCCGTTTTACTGGTTCGGGTTTAACCCAATTTTTTGAAAagggtttgatgaatttttagcCAGGCAAGTCTACTAGCTAATTAAACCAAACTTGAACATCAATTTCTATTTGATAAATCTTTTTAAGTTCGATTTGCGCTTGGCTCAATATGCATGTAAGTGAAATTAATATGTAAGCAGTTTAAGTTATTTGAGTTTGACTCAATAAAAATCGTTGGAATTTGACTCGAGAAGTAAAAGTCAATTTTAAACAAGATTTCAAACAAGTTTCAATACTAGAGTATTCGGCTCGTGTAGATTCGTTTATATCCCTAATTCACAACTCACTTTGGAAGTTTGAATATTTGGAAATATTTGCAATAAACTTGGACCGGACACTTGTCCGTTCTCGGTCCAACTGGTTGGACCAGCCAATCTGGTCCAagttttaaaaagaaaaggttGGGTGTGCGGTAAATAGAAGTTAGACTTGTCACTTTGAACGCTTAAATCTAATGGCTTTTGTACTTATTCTGGTCTGGTCATCAATTGAGGCATCTTTTGTGTAGTTTACATGTTTAGGATTTTATCAAAGAACCTTATGCAAATCAAACCAATCAACTCGTTAATGGTCACCTAAGTATCCCTGTCTGCGATCAAAGCATCTTGAGTACTTTCTTTGTTTAGGATTTAGCAAACAATTGAGAGACAAAATCATGAATTTAATCAAACTGACCAAATCATTCAACGTCATTTTTATGCGATGTGTTTGAAACCCGTTTAGCAAGTCATTATTGTTTAGCCAATAAAAACAAATCCATAAGCAGAGACTTTATCAGAAATTATGCATAATTTCCAGTAGATTGATTCATTACAAAAGTTCTGCAGTTATGTTGAGGTTTAACTATCAGCACCGCCACAATACTCGCAAGGTTTGCACAAGcacaataaaattattaaatagcACCTTACAGAaaaattaaggatgaaatttaagAAACGGTGAGAGGAAAACATCAATTGAGTCAAACTGACAAAATAATTCAAGCTTACTTCTGTGTAATATGTTGAAGCCCTTTAAGCTATTCATCATTGTTAAGCCATTAAGTGAACCCACAAGGATCCACCAGTGCCCTGTACAGAAATTTATGGAAATTCCCACCAATTTTGTTCATTACTAATTAAGGTTCCACCATCTTTCTGAAGTTTTTAATCATTTACAGCTGCAATAGTTGGAAGGACATTTGCAGGTGGATTCTTACAGCCGCAATAGGCGCAAGGACAATTGCACACGCAAAATATACATTTACAAAATTTATTCTTTAGCTCAGAAGCATAACTGACATTGGAGCTGTTAAGCTTCGGGTACTGGAAGGGAAAGACTCTTGTTTTCTCAGGCGGGTTGGCCCCAGATTCAGCCACCTCCACAGCCACGCCATAGTTTATCCACTGAGCAAAAACCAGGACAAGCGAAACCACCAACATCATTTGCAGGGAGATTTTGTTCATGCTGAAagttgaaaatggaaaattttgacagcaggAAATAGGATGAAATTAGGAGGTGGATGAAGATGGATTTATATAGACGGAGCAAGAGTGTTCTTTATTTAGGATTCTGAAGAAGCCTGTCTTAATTAGTGAGCAGATAGCAAATTTTGTTCACAACGGACTTTTCGATGGTCAGATActatatttttatatatggTGTAGTAAATAAGACAGAAGAAACAAACCTTGTATCGGCAAAAATTCAGATCCACAACCGACCTTTcggtggttttttttttttctaatttcatttttttggggTTAAAAACTCAAAATCTTAGGATGCATTTAATAAAACTGAAATCAGATGTTTGAAATCCGAATCCGTCTGAATTATTAAGTGCTAAatttaatacatttgagtgtaaaTTACATTAACTAGTAAGTGAATAATTTATCACTTATTATTTGGAGTAAgttttatttagaaaattcagtaccacttaattaattcacatgttctattttttgttatcaaacacatctaagatctgaatccattaaatttaaatattgaattgagttatcaaatagTGCTTAAGAGGCTTACACTTGGGTAGAATCAATTTTCAAaaactcaatgatccaaattgTGCCACACTATCTTACCAAGTGATTGTGAGTACGGTTTAAAGTTTAATTAGATCTTTAAAAAATTCGAATTCTACCTAAGTTTTACTGCGCTTGAAAAAGCAGGGAGAAAAAAGGGGGGACTCAGTAGTCGTACAAGAAACCTTATTAATATTCCTAACCGTTGGATTAAACATGTAAATAGCGAGTCAAATTCAGTATTTGCCCATCTAAACCCACAAAATAAAATTATAGTACAAAGATAAGTCCATTTATAAACATCTAAATTGACGACTTGCACGTGTTTCAAAGATGTGTTTTAGGAAGGTTTGAGTCCAATTAATTGTTATCATCTGTGATCCAATCTTTCCAAGATACGTTCCATATGTGATCCGAAGgcccaatttattttttatttgaatcaCGTAATATTTATAGTTAGccataaaaaggaaaaaggagaaaataaaaatataagagTACAGATATATAGGGAAAAAAATCATCATCTGTCGCATCGAGCCGAACCAAATTATGTATTATACACCTAAGAATACAAAATAAGTACAATAAAAGAAGGGGATGGCCTAATACAATATTGTAATCCCCTGAATTATATAGATGTTTCGATGTTAAGAAATTAAACTGAGNNNNNNNNNNNNNNNNNNNNNNNNNNNNNNNNNNNNNNNNNNNNNNNNNNNNNNNNNNNNNNNNNNNNNNNNNNNNNNNNNNNNNNNNNNNNNNNNNNNNNNNNNNNNNNNNNNNNNNNNNNNNNNNNNNNNNNNNNNNNNNNNNNNNNNNNNNNNNNNNNNNNNNNNNNNNNNNNNNNNNNNNNNNNNNNNNNNNNNNNNNNNNNNNNNNNNNNNNNNNNNNNNNNNNNNNNNNNNNNNNNNNNNNNNNNNNNNNNNNNNNNNNNNNNNNNNNNNNNNNNNNNNNNNNNNNNNNNNNNNNNNNNNNNNNNNNNNNNNNNNNNNNNNNNNNNNNNNNNNNNNNNNNNNNNNNNNNNNNNNNNNNNNNNNNNNNNNNNNNNNNNNNNNNNNNNNNNNNNNNNNNNNNNNNNNNNNNNNNNNNNNNNNNNNNNNNNNNNNNNNNNNNNNNNNNNNNNNNNNNNNNNNNNNNNNNNNNNNNNNNNNNNNNNNNNNNNNNNNNNNNNNNNNNNNNNNNNNNNNNNNNNNNNNNNNNNNNNNNNNNNNNNNNNNNNNNNNNNNNNNNNNNNNNNNNNNNNNNNNNNNNNNNNNNNNNNNNNNNNNNNNNNNNNNNNNNNNNNNNNNNNNNNNNNNNNNNNNNNNNNNNNNNNNNNNNNNNNNNNNNNNNNNNNNNNNNNNNNNNNNNNNNNNNNNNNNNNNNNNNNNNNNNNNNNNNNNNNNNNNNNN
Encoded proteins:
- the LOC113782130 gene encoding transcription initiation factor TFIID subunit 8-like; the encoded protein is MTCHPSESGLSATITRIAVAQISQSVGYSAAQTSALDTLANVAARYLGAVAHSAAASANSSGRTQSNIFDIVIALEELGSVQGFPNSSSQCLISSSILKEIRRFLFYSDEIPFAQPIPRQNQPVESRKSGNEMGLKHVPGWLPDMPVMDGMGIEKEGNEERNIGGGFVGEERNQSRTAKMGNGRGKGYQLPEKRGKVRFRMGMGGGNWGFGMERRNGVLNRGGIGKRILCESWSDGDGNEEEGNKKRVIKRSR